From Arachis hypogaea cultivar Tifrunner chromosome 3, arahy.Tifrunner.gnm2.J5K5, whole genome shotgun sequence:
ACGGTGAAACACCCACTTGGGCAAGAGCATAGTTGTGCAATTTCATTATAAAGTTTTGTCCTTTTTtgagggtgggattgggtggccTTCATTGTAGTGAAAGAAGGAAACATGTAGATTGTAGAGGAATCTTGAATCTTGAAATGGTTTGATTTGCGTCTTAATGTATATAATTCCTAGTAAatacatgtttttaaaatttgcattaaaatctGAAAGTGGGAGAACAATTATGACGATATAGATGTCCACAAGATATGTTTATATTTGGTAAAAGATTAATTGAATTATAGAGTTTGCCTTATACAAAAAATTGGAATATAGTAGCATGAGTTTGCATAAGACACAAGATTAAATATTGCTTTGAAAATAGATAAACCATTAAATTTTAAGTCAATTATTTAAGATTagcattagtaaaaaaaattagtattttttaataaataaattaaaaacttaattttttttccaattagtATTTTAACAAGTGCCTATCATTCGttagcaaaattttaaaattatttttagtacatttaaaatataaaaaatttaaattttcggaAAAAAGGAAACAGAGAAAAGGAAATATATTGTGCTGAAGCATAGGATGGAGTTAACGTTGTAATTGACCAGAGTTTGACTGAAGTTTGAATATCTCTGAGAATAAAGACATAGGTACATTACTGTGTAAAAGCTAAAAGGTTTGTGTTTCTTTCATGGAGTGTCGTGTCGTACCGTAGCGTGTTCCATTTCGTGGCGTGCAGCGTGCGGCGCATATTCATCGACCCATCAAATTTCAAGACTCACTTCCTCACTTCTCCTTCCTTTGACAACAAACAATGGGTGTCGGAACTAGCACCTTCGTTACCAGATGGATCAACTTCctcaccatggtaacttcttcaCCATCTTTGAATACCCATTTCCTACATTTCCtctcataatttcaaaattcaatctttTGGTTTTGCTGCATTTTCCACTTAATGTACTTTCTGCTGTTTACTCTTGCATACCCCAGGCTACGGTTTTTAGCAGCTAACTTCACTTCTGATGGACTCCTTTTGCAGGTTTTAGCCATCGTTGTCATAGTATTTGGGGTGTGGATGAGCATGCATCATGATGGGTGCAGAAAGTCTCTCACTTTACCTGTGTTAGCCCTTGGAGCAGTTATTTTCTTAATGTCAGCTTTCTAGCATTCCTCATGATTttggtgctttatttttttttatcttgcaATATTTTTCTGCTAGTTTGTAATCCTTGTATCACGTTTTCTATGTTGTACAGATCCATAGTCGGTTTTTTGGGCGCCCTGAAAAATAACTCCATACTGTTGTGGATTGTATCCTTATCATACATTCTTAGGATGCTCGTATAAGCGCATAATGCTTTCTTTCGTTTTTCTATTCTAATCCAAAACCTAGAAAATTTTAATTCAGTTAGCCTCTTTAACATTGCACCTGCAGTATCTGATCTTGCTGTTCTTTGTCTTGGTGGGAATCTTGGTGTTCACTGTGTTGGTGTAAGTATGCAAATTCATTGACAATGTTATTAACATCTCTTAACATAATTGTATTCACATTGCTGTACTATGTTGGTATGTTCATCATTTAATCCAATTTAGGATGACTGCTCTCTTTGTAAATTCTCGGGAGCAGGTAGTTaatgttttagaatttattacatATAAAAAACTAGCGAAAAGTGGAAACATGTGAAGCTCAAAAAATtgcttatatattttaattttaatgtggtGTAAACAGATGTGTGTTACGTATTCTGTATATCAATCAGCTAATCAAGCTGAATGAATTATACTACTCCTGCTCAGATCTTATATAATCTTCTACCATTGTGTCAGGTTCATTGTGACTAATGATGGATCAGGTCATAGTGTGACTGGCTTGAGGTAGGGACTCAAGCAATATCCTTCTATGTTGACATAATTATACTCCTTCATGATAGCAAACCATGAATGACATCCTTCTTGTCTGGTTAGGTACAaggagtatcaacttcaagattATAGCTCTTGGTTTCTCAAAGAGGTAAGGTTATTATCAACATAGAGAATTGATAATGCACAATAACATTTCAAGAGGAACTTTCTTGATATGTTCTTTTTATTTCAGTTGAACAATTCTCACAACTGGGAGCGACTTAGGGTTTGTCTTGTTAAATCTGATGACTGCAATAAACTATCCAAAAAATATAAGGTCCGGGCCCTGCAGTATTTCACTGAAATTAGTTATATGCTAGTTGTTTTATCCTCTACCCAAAGAATTCTGATTTATCCCATTTCCAATTTCATGCTACAGACTCTCAAAGAATATAAATTAGCTAAGTTGAGCCCTGTCGAGGCTGGTTGCTGCCGACCACCTTCCCAGTAAGTTATGTTCTTCAGTTCAAAATGCATTTCCGTTGTTTATAGCAGTCGCCGAAGTACATTTCAATAGTTATTTTCATGTTATGTCCTTAGATGTGGGTTTCCCGCTGTAAATTCCTCCTACTATGACTTGACATTTCATCCGGCTAGTGCTAACAAAGATTGCAAGCGATACAAAAACTCCGGAGCTATCAAATGTTATGACTGTGATTCTTGCAAGTAAGCATGTCCAGGTAGCCCATTATTCATGTTCTTGTTCTCTGCATGTCGATGGTCATACTCATGATTGCGTAATTTTGCAGGGCTGGAGT
This genomic window contains:
- the LOC112790933 gene encoding tetraspanin-10 produces the protein MGVGTSTFVTRWINFLTMVLAIVVIVFGVWMSMHHDGCRKSLTLPVLALGAVIFLISIVGFLGALKNNSILLWIYLILLFFVLVGILVFTVLVFIVTNDGSGHSVTGLRYKEYQLQDYSSWFLKELNNSHNWERLRVCLVKSDDCNKLSKKYKTLKEYKLAKLSPVEAGCCRPPSQCGFPAVNSSYYDLTFHPASANKDCKRYKNSGAIKCYDCDSCKAGVAQYMKIEWRVVAIFNVVLFVVLCIVYFVGCCARRNAARGHSKA